GCGTTGGACCTGGCACTGGCCGCGGCCGATGAGGCGCTGGCCGGTCTGCCCGCCCGGCTGATCGACCCGGACCGGTTCGGGGTCGTGCTCGGCACCTGCAACGCGGGCCTGCTGTCCGGCCGGGAATGGCTTCGCGTCGACACCGAGGGCGGCACCCCCGACCCGAAGCTGGCCGACCTGGTCACCCCCCAGGCCCTCGCCGAGGCGCTGGCCGCCGACTTCGGGCTGCGCGGTCCCGTGCTGGCGGTCAACACCGCGTGCGCGTCCGGCGCCAACGCCATCGGCATGGCCGCGGACCTGGTCCGCACCGGCCGTGCGGACGCCATGCTGGCCGGCGGCACCGACGCGTTGTCCGATGTGGTGCTGGCCGGGTTCAACTCGCTGGAGTCGCTCTCAGCCGAGCCCGCCGCGCCCTACTCGGGCAACCGGTCCGGGCTCTCCCTCGGTGAAGGCAGCGGGCTGGTCCTCCTGGTCGGCGCCGAGTTGGCAGAACGGCTCGGCCTGACCTGCCTGGCCGAGGTCGCCGGATACGGCTTGTCCTCGGACGGCTACGACGCCACCGCGCCCCGGCCGGACGGCTCCGGTGCGGCCAACGCCATCCGGGACGCGCTGCGGCAGGGCGGCATCGAGCCCGCCGACGTCGGCTACGTCAACGGACACGGCACCGGCACCCCGAAGAACGACCCGGCCGAGACCAAGGCGATCCGGCTCGCGCTCGGCGACGCCGCTGACGGTGTGCTGGTCAGCAGCACCAAGTCGATGGTCGGGCACCTGCTCGGCGCGGCGGGTGCGGTCGAGGGGATCGTCACCGCGCACGCGGTCGCCCAAGGGCTGGCGCCACCGACCGCCGGCTACCTGACCGCCGACCCGGAGTGCGACCTGGACTACCTGCCGAACGGGGCCGGCTCGTTCGACCGGCCGTTCGCGCTGAGCAACAACTTCGCCTTCGCCGGGGCCAACGCGGCCCTGCTGCTGGCCAGGCCGGGCACCTCGTACACCCGTCCGGTCCGGGACACCGACGACGTGGTGATCACCGGCGTGTCCGCGCTGACCCCGGCGGGGCACGGCATCGACGCCGCGGCGGCGGCTGTGCTGGCGGGCATCCCGGTCGGCGACGCCGAACACGGGATGCTGCTCGGCCGGGTGGCGGTCGATCCAGAGCCTTACCTCACCCGCAAACAGCGCCGCAGGATGGACCGGCTCGGCGTGCTCAGCGTGATCTCGGCTGCCGACGCGCTCCGGGCCGCCGGGATCGAACCGGGTACGCCGCAGGCCGCCGAGGTCGGCGTGCTGTTCGGCACCGGGACCGGGCCGATGGAGGCCATGCGGAAGTTCGTCGTGCCGCTGCTGGCCGACGGGCCCGCCGCGGCCGATCCCGGCGTCTTCCCCAACACCGTCTACAACCAGGCGGCGGGCCAGGTCGCGATGCACCTGGGCCTGTACGGGCCGACCTCGACTCTGTCGGTCGGGCACGCCACCGGCGCGGCCTGCGTCGGCTACGCGGCCGACCTGATCGCGGATCGACACGTCCAGGCCATGGTGGTGACCGTGACCGACACGCTGACCGACGAGGTGGTCCGCGCTTACGACGCCCAGGGCGCCTTGGGCGGGGATGACGCCTTCGCGCTCGCCGAGGGCAGCGTCGCGCTCGTGCTGGAGAGCCGCGCGTCCGCTGCCGCCCGTGGCGCCACGGTGCTCGGCACGGTCCTCGGACACGGCAACGCCTCCGACGCGAGCCGCAGCAGGCGCTGGGACGCGCGTGGCCGCGGCATGGAGCGGGCGATGACCGCCGCGCTGGCCGACGCGGGCCTCGCCCCGACGCAGATCGAGCAGGTGTGGTTGGCCGCCGCCGGGCTCACCGCGGCCGACCGGCCGGAGTCGCTCGCCGTCGACCGGCTGTTCGGACCCGCCGGCCCGGCCCGGCACGCCCCCAAGCGAGTGCTCGGCGAACCCATGGGCGTCGGGCCCGCGCTGTCCCTCGCGCTCGCCGTGCACGGCAGCGGTGGCCCGGTGCTCGTCAACGGCTCGTCGCTGGGTGGCACGCACCATTGCCTGGTAGCAGGAAGGAACAAGGAATGAAGCTGGCAGACCGGGTCGCGTTGGTGACCGGTGGTTCGAGGGGCATCGGCGCGGCCATCTGCAAGAGGCTGGCCGCCGACGGCGCCACGGTCGCGGTCAACTACCGCAAGGGGGAGGACGAGGCGGCCAAGACGGTCGCGCAGATCGAGGAAGCGGGCGGGCGGGCGTTCGCGGTGCGCGGCGACGTGTCCGACTACGACGACGCCGGTCGGCTGGTGCAGCAGGTCATCGAGGAGTGCGGCAGCCTGCACGTGCTGGTCAACAACGCGGGCATCGCCAAGGACGCGTTGATCTACTCCATGGAGCCGGGCGACTGGATGGAGGTGATGCGGGTCAACTTCGGTGGCGTGTTCAACTGCACCAAGAACGTCCTGCCGCACTTCATGGCCCGTGGCGACGGCGTGGTGGTGAACGTGTCCTCGGTGATGGGGGAGCGCGGCTGGGTCGGCGAGTCCAACTACGCCGCGTCCAAGGGCGCGGTGAACGCGTTCACGCGCTGCTGCGCGATGGAGACCGCGCGGTTCGGCATCAGGGTCAACGCGGTCCTGCCGGGCTTCTCGCCGACCGAACTGGTGGCCGGGCTCACCGGCGGCGACGCGGGCAAGGGCATCAAGCGGCAGATCCCGCAGCGCCGCTTCGGCGGCACGGAGGAGATCGCCGAGGTCGTCCGGTTCCTGGCCGGTCCGGAGTCCAGCTACATGACCGGGTCGTTCGTGACCGTCGACGGTGGCGCGATGACCGCGCTCGGGTTGGGCAGGCCCACGTGGTAGCCGCCGGTTCCGACACCGTTCCGGAGTTCCACTGACCCGCGGTTCCACCGACCCGCCGCCGTCCTGGGCCCGGCCGTCCCGAGATTTTGCCGGGGTGGCCGGGCCCGGGGTGTATCCAGCGCTGATCGGACTGGATCTTTAGTGGTGAGAACAGTTTCCAACCGGACGGACCGAGATGGCTGACGCCCTTCCGCAGGCTTTGTCCGATCAGTACGACTGCGTCATCGTGGGCAGCGGGCTCGGTGGCCTCGCTGCCGCCGCGTACCTGGCGAAGTTCGGCCGCCGGGTGCTCGTGCTCGAGCGCGGTGCGGGGATCGGTGGTTATGCCCACCCCTTCGAGCGTGACGGACGCTACTTCGACCCGGCGATCCACGTGGTGCCCGGTGCGGCCGAAGGCGGCACCATCGACACACTCCTGAAGTACCTGGGTGTCCGGGACATGTGCGAGTTCGTCGAGTCGGACTCGCTGTACCGGGTGGTGATCGGCGACACCCAGCTCGACGCCCCGTTCGGCGCGGCTTCGTTCATCGACGCGCACGTGCAGAAGTTCCCGCACGAGGCGGAGGGCATCCGAGGCTTCTTCGCGCTGTGCGAGAAGTTCCTGGAGGAAGCGCACCAGGTGCCGGTGCAGCTCTCGGTCAAGGAGCTCGGCGTGGCGGTCGAACGGTTCCCGACGCTGTTCGCCAACCGCACCCGCACGCTCGACGACGTGGTCAGCCAGTTCATCAAGGATCCCCGCTGCAAGGCGTTCTGCACGGCGGGCTGGCCGTACATGGGCCTGCCGCCGTCGCAGTTGTCCTTCGAGCTCTTCGCGCGGTTCCTGTTCACCCAGATGCACGGCCTGTACCACTGCAAGGGCGGGTTCCAGCACCTGGTGAAGGCCTTCGTGACCGCGATCGAACGGTGTGGCGGGACCATCCTCACCAACAGCCCGGTCACCAGGATCGAGGTGCGCGACGGCCGGGCGATCGGCGTCGAGGTGGCCAAGAGCCCGCATTTCCCGGCTCCGGTGCTGGTGCGAGCGCCCGTGGTGGTCTCCAACGCGGACGCCACCCACACCTTCGAGGACCTGGTCGGCAAGGAGCACCTGCCGACGCCGTACCTGCGGCGGTTGAACTCGCTGCGGCCGTCCATGTCGATGTTCGTCGTGTACGCGGCCAGCACCGTGGACATCGCCGCGATGGGCGGCGCGCACGAGACGTTCATCTACGAGGACCACGA
This is a stretch of genomic DNA from Saccharothrix ecbatanensis. It encodes these proteins:
- a CDS encoding beta-ketoacyl-[acyl-carrier-protein] synthase family protein, yielding MTETETVRVAIVAVGAVTAHGPAAADLWAGAVAGRVAIRPVQHLPMDGLSTKIAGEVETVPDPRRRYPRPDGFTERALDLALAAADEALAGLPARLIDPDRFGVVLGTCNAGLLSGREWLRVDTEGGTPDPKLADLVTPQALAEALAADFGLRGPVLAVNTACASGANAIGMAADLVRTGRADAMLAGGTDALSDVVLAGFNSLESLSAEPAAPYSGNRSGLSLGEGSGLVLLVGAELAERLGLTCLAEVAGYGLSSDGYDATAPRPDGSGAANAIRDALRQGGIEPADVGYVNGHGTGTPKNDPAETKAIRLALGDAADGVLVSSTKSMVGHLLGAAGAVEGIVTAHAVAQGLAPPTAGYLTADPECDLDYLPNGAGSFDRPFALSNNFAFAGANAALLLARPGTSYTRPVRDTDDVVITGVSALTPAGHGIDAAAAAVLAGIPVGDAEHGMLLGRVAVDPEPYLTRKQRRRMDRLGVLSVISAADALRAAGIEPGTPQAAEVGVLFGTGTGPMEAMRKFVVPLLADGPAAADPGVFPNTVYNQAAGQVAMHLGLYGPTSTLSVGHATGAACVGYAADLIADRHVQAMVVTVTDTLTDEVVRAYDAQGALGGDDAFALAEGSVALVLESRASAAARGATVLGTVLGHGNASDASRSRRWDARGRGMERAMTAALADAGLAPTQIEQVWLAAAGLTAADRPESLAVDRLFGPAGPARHAPKRVLGEPMGVGPALSLALAVHGSGGPVLVNGSSLGGTHHCLVAGRNKE
- a CDS encoding SDR family NAD(P)-dependent oxidoreductase, which produces MKLADRVALVTGGSRGIGAAICKRLAADGATVAVNYRKGEDEAAKTVAQIEEAGGRAFAVRGDVSDYDDAGRLVQQVIEECGSLHVLVNNAGIAKDALIYSMEPGDWMEVMRVNFGGVFNCTKNVLPHFMARGDGVVVNVSSVMGERGWVGESNYAASKGAVNAFTRCCAMETARFGIRVNAVLPGFSPTELVAGLTGGDAGKGIKRQIPQRRFGGTEEIAEVVRFLAGPESSYMTGSFVTVDGGAMTALGLGRPTW
- a CDS encoding phytoene desaturase family protein, which translates into the protein MADALPQALSDQYDCVIVGSGLGGLAAAAYLAKFGRRVLVLERGAGIGGYAHPFERDGRYFDPAIHVVPGAAEGGTIDTLLKYLGVRDMCEFVESDSLYRVVIGDTQLDAPFGAASFIDAHVQKFPHEAEGIRGFFALCEKFLEEAHQVPVQLSVKELGVAVERFPTLFANRTRTLDDVVSQFIKDPRCKAFCTAGWPYMGLPPSQLSFELFARFLFTQMHGLYHCKGGFQHLVKAFVTAIERCGGTILTNSPVTRIEVRDGRAIGVEVAKSPHFPAPVLVRAPVVVSNADATHTFEDLVGKEHLPTPYLRRLNSLRPSMSMFVVYAASTVDIAAMGGAHETFIYEDHDMDANFAGFAEGRAPGTVVVVPTLLDPSLGLPGEHLVTSTALAPYDAPKPWDELKPILEDRYLDLIEKLYPGFRAGLTFVSSATPHTMERFTLNRAGAAYGWENTPAQAGSKRLTYTTPIEGLYLAGHWAQAASALRVIVSGNHVAQQILQSEGVSEVGPEW